The region AGCGGCGATCGCAATCGCGGGTGTCGCCAGCCTGGGCGTATCGGGTGCGATGGCGCAGCAGCCGGCGCAGAACGTGAGCGTCGAGGTCGACTTCGATGCCACCGGCCCCCGGATCGAACCCGAGGTGCAGGGACACTTTGCGGAACATCTGGGCCGGGGCATTTACGAAGGGGTATGGGTCGGGGAGGATTCGGCCATTCCCAATACCGACGGTTTCCGGACCGACGTGCTCGTAGCACTCCAGCAACTCGAAATTCCCGTCGTCCGCTGGCCGGGCGGCTGTTTCGCCGACGAATATGACTGGCGCGACGGCATCGGCCCGCGGGCGGAACGCCCCGTCCGCCTCAACACCCACTGGGGCTGGGTGATCGAGGACAACGCCTTCGGCACCCATGAATTCCTGAACTATTCCGAAGCTCTCGGTGCCAAGCCCTATGTCGCGGGCAACATGGGATCGCTGCCCGCCGTCGAAATGGCACGCTGGATGGAATACATGACCGGAGACCTGCCGACCGACCTGGCGGAAATGCGCCGAGCCAATGGTCGCGACGAGCCTTGGGACGTGCCCTATTTCGGGATCGGCAACGAAAGCTGGGGCTGCGGAGGCAACATGCAGCCATCCTATTCCGCAGACCTTCACCGGCGCTATTCGACTTTCGTAAAGGCGCCTCCGGGCAAGTCGATCGTGAAGGTGGCGACCGGTGCGAATGTCGACGATTACAATTTCACCGAGACACTGATGCGCGAGGCGCGTCACACGATGGATGCGATCAGCATCCACTACTACACCTTTCCCGGCAGCTGGGAGGACAAGGGCCCAGCCACCGGCTTCGGCCGCGACCAATGGGCCAGCACGCTAAGCCATGCCCTCCGGATGGACGAGCTGGTTACCAATCACGTGGCGATCATGGACAAGCACGATCCTGAGGGACGGGTGGATCTCTACGTCGACGAATGGGGCACCTGGTACGATTCCGAACCCGGATCGACGCCCGGCTTCCTGTACCAGCAGAACAGCCTGCGCGATGCGCTGGTCGTGGGGCTGACGATGAACGTCTTCCATGATCACACCCGCCGGGTGAAGATGGCCAATATCGCGCAGATGGTGAATGTGCTGCAGGCCTCGATCCTCACCGACGGGGAGGAAATGCTGCTGACCCCCACCTACCACGCGCTCGACATGTATCGTCCGTTCCGGGGAGCGGTGCCTTTGCAGGCCGAGGTCGACACGCCGCGCTATGTGGAAGGTGAATACGACCTTCCGCTGGTCGACGTGTCGGTCGCGCGCGGTGAGGACGGCAAGCTGATCGTCTCGCTGATCAACCTCAGCCCAGACACGCCGGCGCGGGTTGCCACCAACCTGGAAGGGACCGCGAGCGGGCGGATCATCACCGGTCCGGAGTTGGACACGCACAACACCTTCGACAATCCCGAGCGGATCACGCCGGCGCCCTACGCCGCCCGCTCGCGCGGCGGAGAGCTGGTGTTCGATCTTCCGGCGAAGTCGCTGGTGGTCGTGACCATCGACTGAGCTACCGCCCAGCATCGAAAAGGGCCCGCTCGCTT is a window of Alteriqipengyuania lutimaris DNA encoding:
- a CDS encoding alpha-N-arabinofuranosidase, producing MRRTLRGAAIAIAGVASLGVSGAMAQQPAQNVSVEVDFDATGPRIEPEVQGHFAEHLGRGIYEGVWVGEDSAIPNTDGFRTDVLVALQQLEIPVVRWPGGCFADEYDWRDGIGPRAERPVRLNTHWGWVIEDNAFGTHEFLNYSEALGAKPYVAGNMGSLPAVEMARWMEYMTGDLPTDLAEMRRANGRDEPWDVPYFGIGNESWGCGGNMQPSYSADLHRRYSTFVKAPPGKSIVKVATGANVDDYNFTETLMREARHTMDAISIHYYTFPGSWEDKGPATGFGRDQWASTLSHALRMDELVTNHVAIMDKHDPEGRVDLYVDEWGTWYDSEPGSTPGFLYQQNSLRDALVVGLTMNVFHDHTRRVKMANIAQMVNVLQASILTDGEEMLLTPTYHALDMYRPFRGAVPLQAEVDTPRYVEGEYDLPLVDVSVARGEDGKLIVSLINLSPDTPARVATNLEGTASGRIITGPELDTHNTFDNPERITPAPYAARSRGGELVFDLPAKSLVVVTID